One Halarcobacter ebronensis genomic window carries:
- a CDS encoding sensor histidine kinase, which yields MNSDEKRALFSFLSIYICSAIFLIGMLLYVYYQDEVESLEKSCSMELNNASMKIKTDILNSYMHNKKFIPKNLDKKELRYGLYDEKRKLIFSNLDSKESVDLDKKFYENRLNHYFIDELNEVGIPIKYIVLETCQGVVNKDRLVVYTILAFFLSAIFVGFIAFFLAKLLLKPVRQKVLQLDNFIKDSAHELNTPISVLMTSVSMLKRGKNPEKMMKYILSSSKQISHIYNDIHFSAFNNFGENLDERFNLNELILESVDFFRDISVTKSIIIEANLEICEVLMDRTKTQKLINNLLSNAIKYSKNNSKIVVSLEKGFLKVQDFGIGISKEEQKEIFKRYKRGKNVEGGFGIGLDIVNRICKDYNLELMLESKPNEGSTFIVDFNKIIISQ from the coding sequence TTGAATAGTGATGAAAAAAGAGCACTTTTTAGTTTCTTATCTATCTATATTTGCTCTGCAATCTTTTTAATTGGAATGCTTCTTTATGTTTATTATCAAGATGAGGTTGAATCTTTAGAAAAGAGTTGTAGCATGGAGCTAAATAATGCTTCAATGAAAATAAAAACTGATATTTTAAACTCATATATGCACAATAAAAAATTTATACCCAAAAATTTGGATAAAAAAGAGTTAAGATATGGTTTATATGATGAGAAAAGAAAACTTATTTTTTCAAATCTAGATAGTAAAGAGTCAGTTGATTTAGATAAAAAATTTTATGAAAATAGACTTAATCACTACTTCATTGATGAGTTAAATGAAGTGGGAATACCAATAAAATATATTGTTTTAGAGACTTGTCAAGGGGTTGTAAATAAAGATAGATTAGTTGTTTATACTATTTTGGCTTTCTTTTTGAGTGCAATTTTTGTTGGCTTTATTGCTTTTTTTCTTGCCAAACTTCTTTTAAAACCTGTACGACAAAAAGTTTTGCAACTTGATAATTTTATCAAAGATTCAGCCCATGAATTAAATACTCCAATCTCTGTATTAATGACCTCTGTTAGTATGTTAAAAAGGGGTAAAAATCCAGAAAAGATGATGAAATATATTTTAAGTAGCAGTAAACAAATATCACATATTTACAATGATATTCATTTTTCTGCTTTTAATAATTTTGGAGAGAATTTGGATGAGAGGTTTAATCTTAACGAGCTTATTTTAGAAAGTGTAGATTTTTTTAGAGATATCTCTGTAACAAAAAGTATAATAATTGAAGCTAATTTAGAAATATGTGAAGTATTAATGGATAGAACAAAAACCCAAAAGTTGATAAATAATCTTTTATCAAATGCTATAAAATATAGCAAAAATAACTCTAAAATAGTTGTATCTTTAGAAAAAGGTTTTTTAAAAGTTCAAGATTTTGGAATTGGAATCTCTAAAGAGGAACAAAAAGAGATATTTAAAAGATATAAAAGGGGTAAAAATGTTGAAGGTGGTTTTGGTATAGGTTTAGATATTGTAAATCGTATTTGCAAAGATTATAACTTGGAGTTAATGTTAGAGTCAAAACCAAATGAAGGTTCTACCTTCATTGTTGATTTTAATAAAATTATTATTTCCCAATAG
- a CDS encoding PLP-dependent aminotransferase family protein, with amino-acid sequence MRKLQRSYIREILDAINERTISFAGGLPNENLFPIQDIKKATNRVLENPLSLQYSKSQGVLSLREKIAKIYCEKFDFPTNKDEILITTGSQQAFDIIAKTFLKEELYVQSPTYIGALSAYKVLNLDIKSFDELKELESKLNPQNGFYMMSDFTNPTGRVLSNERREEVASLLNKTDTFLIEDGAYSLIDFEGTIRKPVAALYENSFHLGSFSKIVAPGFRVGWIRAKKELIDQIIVSKEAIDLHTSTFNQMILDEYMNEFDVFEHIKKVRKEYGSKMNFMAECFEKYIPSFKFKRPNGGMFIYGSFEEDSFTLAKKALENDIAFVPAQVFFHDNRKSTEARFNFTNSTFEQIERGVKKLSELLNK; translated from the coding sequence ATGAGAAAGCTTCAAAGATCATATATAAGAGAGATTTTAGATGCAATAAATGAGAGAACAATCTCTTTTGCAGGCGGATTGCCAAATGAAAATTTGTTTCCAATTCAAGATATAAAAAAAGCAACAAATAGAGTATTGGAAAACCCTCTATCTTTACAATACTCAAAATCACAAGGAGTCCTTAGCCTTAGAGAAAAAATTGCAAAAATTTATTGTGAAAAATTTGATTTTCCTACAAATAAAGATGAAATATTAATAACAACAGGGAGCCAACAAGCCTTTGATATTATTGCTAAAACTTTTTTAAAAGAGGAGTTATATGTTCAAAGTCCAACATATATAGGGGCACTTAGTGCATATAAGGTTTTAAATTTAGATATTAAATCTTTTGATGAGTTAAAAGAGTTGGAGAGCAAACTAAATCCTCAAAATGGTTTTTATATGATGAGTGATTTTACAAATCCAACAGGAAGAGTTTTAAGTAATGAAAGAAGAGAAGAGGTTGCTTCATTATTAAATAAAACAGATACATTTTTGATTGAAGATGGTGCCTATTCTTTAATAGATTTTGAAGGGACTATTAGAAAACCAGTTGCTGCTTTATATGAAAATAGTTTCCATTTGGGTTCATTTTCAAAAATAGTTGCACCTGGATTTAGAGTTGGTTGGATTAGAGCAAAAAAAGAGTTAATAGATCAAATAATTGTTTCTAAAGAGGCAATTGATTTACATACTTCAACATTTAACCAGATGATTTTAGATGAATATATGAATGAATTTGATGTTTTTGAACATATAAAAAAAGTTAGAAAAGAGTATGGATCAAAAATGAACTTTATGGCTGAGTGTTTTGAGAAATATATTCCTAGTTTTAAGTTTAAAAGACCAAATGGTGGTATGTTTATATATGGAAGTTTTGAAGAGGACTCTTTTACTTTGGCAAAAAAAGCTTTGGAAAATGATATTGCTTTTGTTCCAGCGCAAGTATTTTTCCATGATAATAGAAAATCTACTGAGGCTAGATTTAACTTTACAAACTCAACTTTTGAACAAATAGAAAGAGGAGTTAAAAAACTATCTGAGCTTTTAAATAAATAG
- a CDS encoding uracil-xanthine permease family protein, producing MKPTDYNFRVKDSIIGIQFLFVAFGALVLVPILTGLDPNVALFTAGVGTLLFQFINRSAVPPIFLASSFAFIAPISYGVKTWGIAATMSGLVAAGLLYVVLSSIIRVRGDQFIHKYLPAVVVGPVIISIGLILSPVAVNMAMGKTGDGAIQLVPFGTAITVSMLSLFTMMLISLLGKGVFRLIPILGAILVGYIVSIFLGIVDFSAVKNAAWFAMPNFVAPTFSWEAIIFILPIAIAPAIEHIGDMLAISNVTKKDYLKKPGLKNTLLGDGLATSVAALFGGPPNTTYSEVTGAVTVTKAYNPAIMTWAAIFAIVLAFVGKLGGLLATIPVPVMGGIMLLLFGIIASVGISTLVRADVDFNCPRNLILVSTILVFSIGGMTFNFGGVPFSGIGLGAITGIILNIILPQPRKDDHIL from the coding sequence ATGAAACCTACAGATTACAACTTTAGAGTCAAAGACTCAATAATCGGTATACAGTTTCTGTTTGTTGCATTTGGAGCGTTAGTTTTAGTTCCTATTTTAACTGGACTTGACCCAAATGTGGCACTATTTACTGCTGGTGTTGGTACTTTATTATTTCAATTTATAAATAGAAGTGCTGTACCACCAATCTTTTTGGCTTCTTCTTTTGCCTTTATTGCTCCAATTTCATATGGTGTTAAAACTTGGGGAATTGCTGCAACTATGTCAGGGCTTGTGGCAGCTGGGCTTTTATATGTGGTTTTAAGCTCTATTATTAGAGTAAGAGGAGATCAGTTTATTCATAAATATTTGCCAGCAGTTGTTGTTGGACCTGTAATTATCTCTATTGGTCTTATTTTGTCTCCTGTTGCAGTTAATATGGCAATGGGTAAAACAGGGGATGGAGCAATTCAATTAGTGCCATTTGGAACAGCTATTACAGTTTCAATGCTTTCACTATTTACAATGATGTTAATCTCTCTTTTAGGAAAAGGAGTTTTTAGATTAATTCCAATTCTAGGTGCAATCTTAGTGGGTTATATTGTATCTATCTTTTTAGGAATTGTTGATTTTAGTGCAGTTAAAAATGCAGCTTGGTTTGCAATGCCAAACTTTGTTGCACCAACATTTAGTTGGGAAGCAATAATCTTTATTTTACCTATTGCAATAGCTCCTGCTATTGAACATATTGGTGATATGTTAGCAATTTCAAATGTAACTAAAAAAGATTATCTAAAAAAACCAGGCCTTAAAAACACTCTTTTAGGTGATGGATTAGCAACTTCAGTTGCTGCACTATTTGGTGGACCACCAAATACTACTTACTCAGAAGTTACAGGTGCAGTTACAGTTACAAAAGCTTATAATCCTGCAATTATGACATGGGCTGCAATTTTTGCAATAGTTCTTGCTTTTGTTGGAAAACTTGGTGGTCTTTTAGCAACAATTCCTGTTCCAGTTATGGGTGGAATTATGCTTTTACTATTTGGTATTATTGCAAGTGTTGGTATCTCTACCCTTGTTAGAGCAGATGTTGACTTCAATTGTCCAAGAAACTTGATTCTTGTTTCAACAATTTTAGTATTCTCAATTGGTGGTATGACTTTTAATTTTGGAGGAGTACCATTTTCAGGAATTGGTCTTGGAGCAATTACTGGAATTATCTTAAATATTATCTTACCACAACCTAGAAAAGATGATCATATTCTTTAA
- a CDS encoding NUDIX domain-containing protein, with protein sequence MNNKIEEFKISKLDNTKFVHPVKITYKQNGINKSWEAVKSFDSVAILLYHETKNAFLLVKQFRAPVYLNDKSKLCTYELCAGIVDKNKTLQEIAKEEIDEECGFDVSLENIEKITSFYTNVGVSGGCQTLFYAKIDDSMKIHEGGGIQDELIELMYLPLKDYEEFIFDESKAKTPGLMFSFMWFMKNKTKN encoded by the coding sequence ATGAATAATAAAATTGAAGAGTTTAAAATAAGTAAATTGGACAACACAAAATTTGTCCATCCAGTAAAAATAACCTATAAACAAAATGGGATTAATAAAAGTTGGGAAGCTGTAAAGAGCTTTGATTCTGTTGCTATTTTACTCTATCATGAGACAAAAAATGCATTTTTATTAGTAAAGCAGTTTAGGGCACCAGTCTATTTAAATGATAAATCAAAACTTTGTACCTATGAACTTTGTGCAGGAATTGTTGATAAAAATAAAACACTTCAAGAGATTGCAAAAGAGGAGATTGATGAGGAGTGTGGTTTTGATGTTTCTTTAGAAAATATTGAAAAGATTACTTCTTTTTATACAAATGTGGGAGTAAGTGGAGGGTGTCAAACACTTTTTTATGCAAAAATAGATGATTCAATGAAAATACATGAAGGTGGTGGAATACAAGATGAGTTAATAGAACTTATGTATCTTCCATTAAAAGATTATGAAGAGTTTATTTTTGATGAAAGTAAAGCAAAAACTCCAGGACTTATGTTCTCTTTTATGTGGTTTATGAAAAATAAAACAAAAAACTAG
- a CDS encoding DUF423 domain-containing protein, with protein sequence MTINNNVKTFLFIASVMMGLAIAIGAFGAHGLKAIVEPNMLVVYHTGVEYQFYNTLGLFAVSFVIYLKPDSKKSVIAAWLIFIGMIIFSFSLYLLVILNMPVLGAITPIGGTLMIIGWLLLAYSILKA encoded by the coding sequence ATGACAATTAACAACAATGTAAAAACTTTTTTATTTATTGCTTCAGTTATGATGGGTTTAGCTATTGCAATAGGTGCTTTTGGAGCTCATGGATTAAAAGCTATTGTAGAACCAAATATGCTTGTGGTTTACCATACAGGCGTGGAGTATCAGTTTTATAATACATTAGGACTTTTTGCAGTTTCATTTGTAATCTATTTAAAACCTGATTCAAAAAAGAGCGTAATTGCTGCTTGGCTTATCTTTATAGGTATGATTATTTTCTCTTTTTCTTTATACTTATTAGTAATTTTAAATATGCCTGTTTTAGGTGCAATTACTCCAATTGGTGGAACTTTAATGATAATTGGATGGCTATTACTGGCTTACTCAATACTTAAGGCATAA
- a CDS encoding phosphoribosyltransferase, whose product MEKYYYGYDEFLKDTKVLIEKCRDYEPDILLAVARGGLTLGHLMAHGLDMRNLYTLNSIHYEGELKLDTFNIFNIPDVSHAKRVLLIDDIIDSGETMREIIKILEKKFPKVDFKLASLFYKKTAVIQPDFAVKESNKWIDFFWEVDPV is encoded by the coding sequence TTGGAAAAGTATTATTACGGTTATGATGAGTTTTTAAAAGATACAAAAGTTTTAATAGAGAAGTGTAGGGATTATGAACCTGATATTCTTTTAGCTGTAGCAAGGGGTGGACTTACGTTAGGACACTTGATGGCACATGGTTTAGATATGAGAAATCTTTATACCCTTAACTCAATTCATTATGAGGGAGAGTTAAAGCTTGACACTTTTAATATCTTTAATATCCCAGATGTTTCCCATGCAAAAAGAGTTTTACTAATAGATGACATTATTGATTCTGGTGAAACAATGAGAGAAATAATAAAGATTTTAGAGAAAAAGTTTCCCAAAGTGGATTTTAAATTAGCATCACTTTTTTATAAAAAAACAGCAGTAATTCAACCTGATTTTGCTGTTAAAGAGTCTAATAAATGGATAGATTTCTTCTGGGAAGTTGATCCTGTGTAA
- a CDS encoding NCS2 family permease, with translation MLMFKLKEHNTTVGTELSAGFTTFLTMMYIVPVNGFILSDAGLPMDAVVTATALITILATLFSGLWSNTPIAMSVGMGLNAYFSFGLVLGMNIPWQTALGIVFLSGILFVILSFTNFRVWVMTSIPMNLRRAISAGIGSFIAFIGLKQMGMIVDNKATLVSIGDFSKPEVLLGVLGLVLAFSFYAYRIRGSFILAIAITSIVGWISGIGNLPEGILSAPASIAPIAFELDIPSALTLSLLPVVITFLITDMFDTLGTLTGVGTRANLFQENNKDDKSLQRTLEADAIATTAGSLLGVSTTTSFIESASGVEEGGRTGLTAVFTALFFIATLFMLPLFKAIPSNAIYPVLVVVGVLMFTELGKINFEDSDLATSAGAFLMVIFMPLTYSITNGIAAGFLIYTIIKIAKKETADLNIGILVITFISALAFVL, from the coding sequence ATGCTTATGTTTAAACTAAAAGAACATAACACTACTGTAGGTACCGAGCTTAGCGCAGGGTTTACTACATTTTTAACTATGATGTATATAGTCCCTGTTAATGGATTTATTCTATCAGATGCGGGACTTCCAATGGATGCAGTTGTAACTGCAACGGCACTTATCACTATTTTAGCTACACTTTTTAGTGGTTTATGGTCAAACACTCCAATTGCAATGTCTGTTGGTATGGGCTTAAATGCTTACTTCTCTTTTGGGTTGGTTCTTGGAATGAATATTCCTTGGCAAACTGCTTTAGGAATAGTATTTTTATCAGGTATTTTGTTTGTAATTCTCTCTTTTACCAATTTTAGAGTTTGGGTAATGACCTCAATTCCTATGAATCTAAGAAGGGCAATTAGTGCTGGTATTGGTTCATTTATTGCATTTATTGGACTAAAACAGATGGGTATGATTGTAGATAATAAAGCTACTCTTGTATCAATTGGAGATTTTTCTAAACCTGAGGTTTTACTTGGTGTTTTAGGTCTTGTTTTGGCATTCTCTTTTTATGCTTATAGAATTAGAGGTTCTTTTATTTTAGCTATAGCAATCACTTCTATTGTTGGATGGATTTCAGGTATTGGAAATCTTCCTGAAGGTATTTTGTCAGCTCCTGCTTCAATTGCACCAATTGCTTTTGAGCTTGATATCCCTAGTGCTTTAACACTATCTTTACTTCCTGTTGTTATTACATTTTTAATTACAGATATGTTTGATACTCTTGGAACTTTAACAGGAGTTGGAACAAGAGCAAATCTATTTCAAGAGAATAATAAAGATGACAAATCTTTACAAAGAACACTTGAAGCTGATGCTATTGCAACAACAGCAGGTTCACTTCTTGGAGTTTCAACAACGACTTCATTTATTGAGAGTGCATCAGGAGTAGAAGAGGGTGGTAGAACAGGATTAACTGCTGTATTTACAGCTCTATTTTTTATTGCAACTTTGTTTATGCTTCCACTTTTTAAAGCAATTCCTTCAAATGCAATTTATCCAGTTTTAGTTGTAGTTGGGGTTTTGATGTTTACAGAGTTAGGTAAAATTAACTTTGAAGACTCAGATTTAGCAACAAGTGCAGGGGCTTTTTTAATGGTTATTTTTATGCCTCTTACATATTCAATCACAAATGGTATAGCTGCTGGATTTTTAATTTATACCATTATAAAAATAGCAAAAAAAGAAACAGCTGATTTAAATATCGGTATTTTAGTTATTACATTTATAAGTGCTTTGGCATTTGTACTATAA
- the upp gene encoding uracil phosphoribosyltransferase, which yields MYKESTNVVVKHLVNRLRDVRTAPNEFRLTIEEISRIIASEALSDFKTITTNIETWQGPLDVQVLEVQKLVLVPILRAGEPMLTGILRTLPYARSGFLAMKRDEKTAESKLFYENIPHLEDKTVLLLDPMVATGGSLIDGITYLKSKGAKKIISLNILGAPEGIDAVQKAHPDVDIFIAQVDERLDDKKYIRPGLGDAGDRAFNTN from the coding sequence ATGTATAAAGAGAGTACAAATGTAGTTGTAAAACATCTTGTAAATAGATTAAGAGATGTAAGAACAGCTCCAAATGAATTTAGATTAACAATTGAAGAGATTTCAAGAATTATTGCTTCAGAAGCATTAAGTGATTTTAAAACTATTACTACAAATATTGAGACATGGCAAGGACCACTTGATGTTCAAGTATTAGAGGTTCAAAAACTTGTACTTGTTCCTATTTTAAGAGCTGGTGAGCCTATGTTAACTGGTATTTTAAGAACTCTGCCTTATGCAAGAAGTGGTTTTTTAGCAATGAAAAGAGATGAAAAAACAGCAGAAAGCAAACTATTTTATGAAAATATTCCACACTTAGAAGATAAAACTGTTTTACTTTTAGATCCAATGGTTGCAACAGGTGGTTCACTAATTGATGGAATTACTTACTTAAAATCAAAAGGTGCAAAAAAGATTATTTCACTTAATATTTTGGGGGCTCCTGAGGGAATTGATGCAGTCCAAAAAGCTCATCCTGATGTAGATATTTTTATAGCACAAGTTGATGAGAGACTAGATGATAAAAAATACATTAGACCTGGTCTTGGTGATGCTGGAGATAGAGCATTTAATACAAACTAA
- a CDS encoding damage-control phosphatase ARMT1 family protein has protein sequence MNITNECVKCITGQIEKATKLLCLNEEISITIMEEVKRRAKNFSYNETPPFVAKDVYEYLAKMAKLEDPLEKLKQESIKKATTYLPFIEEKLEKSKDKLFTAIKAAVAGNVIDFATTKEFCLDNEINSIFETDFAINDYNKFKEELEKTNRLIILSDNAGENVFDKVLVKTIKKLYPTLEIYYATRGKPIINDITTKEAFQVGIDNYCKVISTGVDTPGLEKKQASKEFLELFESTQLILSKGMGNFECLEATNDSKIFFLFKVKCEVVANTISRNLGEIVLKRG, from the coding sequence ATGAATATTACTAATGAGTGTGTCAAATGTATAACTGGACAAATTGAAAAAGCAACAAAACTTCTATGCCTAAATGAAGAGATATCAATAACTATTATGGAAGAGGTAAAAAGAAGAGCAAAAAATTTCTCTTATAATGAAACTCCACCTTTTGTGGCAAAAGATGTTTATGAATATTTAGCAAAAATGGCAAAATTAGAAGATCCTTTGGAAAAATTAAAACAAGAGTCTATAAAAAAAGCAACAACTTATCTTCCTTTTATTGAAGAGAAACTAGAAAAAAGTAAAGATAAACTCTTTACAGCAATAAAAGCAGCAGTTGCGGGAAATGTTATTGATTTTGCCACAACAAAAGAGTTTTGTTTAGACAATGAGATAAACTCAATATTTGAAACAGATTTTGCAATAAACGATTATAATAAATTTAAAGAGGAGTTAGAAAAAACCAATAGACTAATAATTCTATCTGATAACGCAGGTGAGAATGTTTTTGATAAAGTATTGGTTAAAACTATTAAAAAACTCTACCCTACTTTAGAGATATATTATGCAACAAGAGGGAAACCTATAATCAATGATATAACAACAAAAGAGGCTTTTCAAGTAGGTATTGATAACTATTGCAAAGTAATTAGTACAGGAGTAGATACACCAGGATTAGAGAAAAAACAAGCTTCAAAAGAGTTTTTAGAACTTTTTGAATCAACACAACTAATATTATCTAAAGGGATGGGAAATTTTGAGTGTTTAGAGGCTACAAATGACTCTAAAATTTTCTTTTTATTTAAAGTTAAATGTGAAGTTGTTGCAAATACAATTTCAAGAAATCTTGGTGAAATTGTCTTAAAAAGAGGATAG
- a CDS encoding GDP-L-fucose synthase, giving the protein MKTFSILGTGWLGFALAKELKKDYSVKVSIRDLEKENQMISEGLDPYLLDENNLQNLDSLLNSDFIFINFPPKKSKDYITFLENIYSNKNMLNKKVIFISSTSIYKNEEGVFDENSPLNNSNSLVFKAENLIKNKTDIIFRCSGLMGYNRIAGKYFAGKSLDCEDSKINYVHRDDVINATKFVIENDISGVFNLCSKIHPTKKEIYTYNAKRFGFEEPIFKNRKSYENRIIDGSKIESLGFRYKYPNPIEYF; this is encoded by the coding sequence ATGAAAACTTTTTCTATATTAGGCACAGGTTGGTTAGGTTTTGCTTTAGCAAAAGAGTTGAAAAAAGATTATTCTGTTAAAGTAAGCATAAGAGACTTGGAAAAAGAGAATCAAATGATAAGTGAGGGATTAGACCCTTACTTATTAGATGAAAACAATTTACAAAACTTGGACTCATTACTAAATAGTGATTTTATCTTTATAAATTTCCCACCTAAAAAATCAAAAGATTATATAACTTTTTTAGAGAATATATATTCAAATAAAAATATGTTAAATAAAAAAGTTATATTTATTAGTTCCACTTCAATATATAAAAATGAGGAAGGAGTTTTTGATGAAAATTCACCTCTTAACAACTCAAACTCTTTGGTTTTTAAAGCAGAAAATTTAATAAAAAACAAAACAGATATAATCTTTAGATGTTCTGGACTTATGGGTTATAATAGGATTGCAGGTAAATATTTTGCTGGAAAAAGTTTAGATTGTGAAGATTCAAAAATAAATTATGTCCATAGGGATGATGTAATCAATGCCACAAAGTTTGTAATTGAAAATGATATTAGTGGAGTATTTAATTTATGTTCTAAAATTCATCCAACTAAAAAAGAGATTTACACATACAATGCAAAAAGGTTTGGTTTTGAAGAGCCAATATTCAAAAATAGAAAAAGTTATGAAAATAGAATTATAGATGGAAGTAAAATTGAAAGCTTAGGATTTAGATATAAATATCCAAATCCAATAGAGTATTTTTAG
- a CDS encoding ion transporter, translated as MTLIQKIEQIRDSRWFSNLTTFIIIAYASVLGFKTLGEVEQNYTLFLKLADYFVTIYFIFEIAIKMVAEKRFLNFFKSGWNVFDFTIVVVTLLPLEQSGFAAVARVLRVFRVLRLFTARPELKAIIDMLIKAIPSIIDIVILMFIIFYIYAIVGNFYFHELPSGLWKDFLISMLTLFRVLTFEDWTDVMYEAMEVYPWAWIYFVSFVIIAAFVFFNLFVAVIIGEMQKIQESDFHNEIHEDSKKLDLLLEEIKDLKQEVKELKIKK; from the coding sequence GTGACACTTATTCAAAAAATTGAACAAATAAGAGATTCCAGGTGGTTTTCGAATTTAACCACTTTTATTATTATTGCTTACGCTTCGGTGTTGGGTTTTAAAACTTTAGGTGAAGTTGAACAAAATTATACGCTGTTTTTAAAACTTGCTGATTATTTTGTAACAATATATTTTATCTTTGAAATAGCTATCAAGATGGTGGCAGAAAAGAGATTTTTAAACTTCTTTAAATCTGGATGGAATGTTTTTGACTTTACTATTGTAGTTGTGACACTACTTCCTTTAGAACAATCAGGTTTTGCAGCAGTTGCTAGGGTTTTAAGGGTATTTAGAGTTTTAAGACTTTTTACTGCACGTCCAGAACTAAAAGCAATAATTGATATGTTAATTAAAGCAATACCTTCAATTATTGATATTGTAATACTTATGTTTATAATCTTTTATATCTATGCTATTGTAGGAAATTTTTATTTCCATGAGTTACCTTCTGGACTTTGGAAAGATTTTTTAATCTCAATGTTAACTCTTTTTAGAGTACTAACTTTTGAGGATTGGACAGATGTTATGTATGAAGCAATGGAGGTTTATCCTTGGGCATGGATATATTTTGTCTCTTTTGTTATTATTGCTGCTTTTGTGTTTTTTAATCTTTTTGTTGCGGTTATTATTGGAGAGATGCAAAAAATTCAAGAATCAGATTTTCATAATGAAATCCATGAAGATAGCAAAAAATTAGATTTGTTACTTGAAGAGATAAAAGATTTAAAACAAGAAGTGAAAGAATTAAAAATAAAAAAATGA
- a CDS encoding response regulator transcription factor, translating into MKVLLLEDDPALSDLLNEHLQDKGYDVTLCNNGQEALETLLDEVFDLALLDINTPLMSGLEVLRTLRDDYKNKTPIIILTAYQDTKHLKEAFENGVDDYIKKPFDLEELDQRVRKLSKQFFIENSHEIQICKDTIFLPEFCQLKINNRVKSIALKERDILKYFIKHKKRVISSEELLQNIWAYEEMPTEATIRVYIKNLRELLGKEVIQTIRGVGYKFE; encoded by the coding sequence TTGAAAGTTTTATTACTAGAAGATGATCCTGCATTAAGTGATTTATTAAATGAACACCTACAAGACAAAGGGTATGATGTAACCCTTTGCAATAATGGGCAAGAGGCTTTGGAAACTCTTCTTGATGAAGTTTTTGATTTGGCTCTTTTAGATATAAATACTCCTTTAATGTCAGGACTTGAAGTTTTAAGAACCCTAAGAGATGATTATAAAAATAAAACACCAATAATAATTTTAACAGCATACCAAGATACAAAACATCTTAAAGAGGCTTTTGAGAATGGTGTTGATGACTATATTAAAAAACCTTTTGATTTAGAAGAGTTAGATCAAAGAGTTAGAAAGCTTTCAAAACAGTTTTTTATTGAAAACTCCCATGAGATTCAAATTTGCAAAGATACAATATTTTTGCCTGAATTTTGTCAACTTAAGATAAATAATAGAGTAAAAAGTATAGCTTTAAAAGAGAGAGATATTCTAAAATATTTTATAAAACATAAAAAAAGGGTAATCTCAAGTGAAGAGCTTTTACAAAATATTTGGGCTTATGAAGAGATGCCAACAGAAGCTACAATCAGAGTTTATATAAAAAACCTAAGAGAGTTGCTAGGAAAAGAGGTAATTCAAACCATACGAGGAGTAGGCTATAAATTTGAATAG
- a CDS encoding YajQ family cyclic di-GMP-binding protein gives MAAKEHSFDISAKLDLQEMKNAVVQAQKEIETRYDFKGIAKEIDFNQGAKTLVLNSSSDNKVEAMYDILISKMNKRGISINSLEELKKEDSSGGNRKFTYSIVDSIKADEAKKIQLEIKNLKLKVKAVNQGDEIRVTGKNIDDLQTIMKHLKSLDFKSPLVFDNFK, from the coding sequence ATGGCAGCAAAAGAACATAGTTTTGATATCTCTGCAAAATTAGATTTACAAGAGATGAAAAATGCTGTAGTTCAAGCTCAAAAAGAGATTGAAACAAGATATGATTTTAAAGGAATTGCAAAAGAGATAGATTTTAATCAAGGAGCAAAGACTTTAGTTTTAAACTCTTCAAGTGATAATAAAGTTGAAGCTATGTATGATATTTTAATCTCTAAAATGAATAAAAGAGGAATCTCTATTAACTCATTAGAAGAGTTAAAAAAAGAGGATAGTTCTGGTGGAAATAGAAAATTCACTTACTCAATTGTTGACTCTATAAAAGCTGATGAAGCAAAAAAGATACAGCTAGAGATTAAAAATCTAAAACTAAAAGTAAAAGCTGTAAATCAAGGGGATGAAATAAGAGTAACTGGGAAAAATATTGATGATTTACAAACTATTATGAAACACCTAAAATCCCTAGATTTTAAATCTCCATTGGTTTTTGATAACTTCAAATAA